From the Colius striatus isolate bColStr4 chromosome 6, bColStr4.1.hap1, whole genome shotgun sequence genome, the window ctggggctgtttagtctataggagactgagaggggatctcattaatacttacaaatatctaaatggtggatgtcaggaggttggggcatcccttttttctgttatatctagtgacagaactaggggtaatgggatgaagctggaacacaaaaagttccatttaaacaaaaaactgttcaggtgagggagccctggcacaggctgcccagggtaggtgtggagtctccttccttggaggtcttcaaaacccgcctggacgtgttcctatgtgacctgatcttaggtagacctgcttgagcaggggggttggactagatgatctctgaaggtctcttccaacccctgccattctgtgttAAGAGGAAAGGTGTCATGTGAGCAGTTGTCATTTGCAACATGCATCTGTACAATGAATTAGTAGCCAGGAAGCTCAATAGACAAATGGGGAtctcaaaaatatttgtttgcgTGCTGTCATCTGCTTATGCCTCTACCATTTAgccattttaaaattttcattaaCACTTTAGTTCCAGTTTAACCTGTTTTGTTCAACATATAGTACTTGCATAAAGTGCTAGTAGACCTCTGCATGAGAAAACTTACTAGTTTAGAGTCTTGACAGTGCAGTAAATTATTTGCTTATAGTTTTAGCTAACATTTAATGTTAATTTTTGGTGAAGCAGTTCAGTAAAAACAGTCATGCATTTCTTGTTTGCTAGATTTGATCTAGCAAACAAGATGTAAACATTTTAGCTGAAAACACTAGAATGTTGCAAAACATTGTTCTAGTGCAATAACTAAAATGCTTCCAAATCTGTGCACATTGACTAGAGTGGTTTTAGCTTGAGACACACAAACATTTGATTTGAATGAATTGCACTGCAAGAGGCCTCAAACTCAGACTGTGTTTCTTTTATTATAATGTATATGTCAGAGTATGTATAAATGTTGGTGaaatctttgaaaaaatacattgagaGCTTATATCTGCTGGAGGAGTAATTAAAATTAGATTTAACATACATTTTAATATTACTGCATGTATAATCTGCTGGGTTGGCCACCCTGGAGACTTCAGACCTTTTTTATCTGCAGAACAGGAACCACGAGCTTTGCCTCTCTTGAGAGGTCTCAACTAATATCTGAAAAGAGAGCACGTGGGGTGTGACTTACAAACAGGGACAACTCACTTGAACATATCCTGTGCAGTTACGCAGCCTACAGAGCTGACAtgtcttccaacctctaccattctgtgagaaatattttgtaaaggAAATTGAAGAGAGTGCTACTCAGACATGCTGGAAGGTAACTGCTTTTGAAGGAAAGCTTGCAATTTCAGGACTTCTTACATCTTTTCCCAGGTGATACCTtctaaaatgtttgtttctagGGAGTCTTCATTCTGTCACAGAGTTTTGCAGGTGTTTTGTACATTAGGTATGCACAAAGCATATACCATGGGCTACTCTGGACAAAATTTATAACGCATAGTTGACTGTGATGGGGAGAGCTGAGCTTGATGGTCCATCAGGATCTCCATAGTCCCTTCCAGTCTTCCCCTCCTAAGTTTGTTTGTGATGCAGATAGTTGTCCACTGACCTGGAATGAGACAGCCTATTCATTTCTGACAAAGAGCCTTCAGATAGTCTTTTCATTGCTAAAATGAGCAAATTAATGGCAGAGATATGAAAGGCCTGCATCTTGTCACCAGTTCCTTTGCAGTATTTGAGTCTGCATGCACAAACACACATAatttgcatgtgtgtgcatggcAACACACAGGCATGAGGATGCACACAGAAGCACGTAAGAGTTGTATCAGAAGATATGGAGCTATCTTTGCAAGTACAGTACCCACTGTTGATCATAAAAGGTAGCTTCTCAAATACTCGATGAAGGCAGCTTCTTCACTCATTGACATGCATAGagatgctttttgtttgtttattataCTTCATGGGTTTCTTTACATCTTATATATGCAAAACTGATTTTAACATGTCATCTATATCTGAAAGccaaaataaaaggagaagaaataaactttcttagaaacaaaactcagtaatttcctttttttgcctAAATTGTGCaagcaaatgtttttatttctacatgtgattttttttttaaattatttttaaaggaaataaaccccccaaagatatttttaacaCTAGTGTTAGTCTGAAGTCCTATTCCACAGCTATGCTTGCAtgctttttgtatttattttttttagttgttaTAGATACATGTAAAGCTATTCCAGTGTTACTGCACAAAACTGTGTGCTTATGCTGCCATTTATATGAGCAAAATTTCTGGCTAAAAATTTGAAAGCTCTTCTTGAGGCTGGCATTAAAATATAGAAAGTAGTGGTAGTACTAGTGGACCTCTTCCCTACACATGTTAATCACCTGTTTTAAGACTGAATAATATTTGTCCATAAATCACAGTTAACACATTGGAGTACTTCCGtggttctttttaaaatatctattcTGGGTAAGAGCATTTGTGaggatttttgtgttttggttttttttcaatcagGTCTAAAGTATTTTCACCTGTAAAACAATCTAGGCCACTCATAAGAATACACAGATACAATAGTTGTAACATCAGAAAGGGATTGCCCATGTAGAAAGATTAGGTTAATAAAGGAATAATTAGGATGAGGGGCCAGTCCTGCAATAGGATCCATACCTATCAATTCTTCATATATTCGTATATTGCTTAACTCAAAGTATAGCAGCTCTGACGGTGCCCCTGGGGTAGTTTTATTGTCCTCTCCTCACATCCTACTTGAATCTGCAGGCATGTTTAGCCACAGGTTTTTATTCTTCTAGGGTGGTTTTGTGCAACTTGCAGACGTGTCGAGAACAGGACTTAAGGCTCCTTAGTGCTGTTTATGACTAAATTATTAAAACAGCTTGTTCAAAACAGGACTATTAATTCATACTTCAGCAGTACCAAACACAAAGATAAAGcgtaaaaccaagaaaaaaaaaaaagagaagctgtcTATGTCACTGGCATTATCTGTTTAGCTTGGACCACCATGTTTTGAAGTTGGTAGGAACAACATGCATAGCTTTTGGTCTCTTGTGACTGAGCTTgctatttttctcattaaaacaaTGGGCAGCATTTATTAGGTTGTTCCTTTCAGATCACAACCCTTTTCAGAGCAGCTTAAGGTTTCTTCTGCTTGTGAAATTGGCCCTTGCTCAAGTGTCTCATTTTGAGCTGGAAGGAGTCATGCATTCTTACTTCTTGGAAGGTTTGTATCAAAAAACTACTTGAGTCATCTCACCGTTTTACCTTTCTTTATGCCTCAGAATATTAAGAAGTCTCACCTTATTGCAAATCTTGACTTCAAGCAGCAACACAAAATAGAATGGGAAGGGGAAAGAGCCACatagaaaatgcagaaaagattGTGTAGACGGTTCTCTCTCATTTAGTCATAAGCATCTGCTAGTTCAGAAGCCTGGGGTGCAGTGGCCAAGCCACATGCCCCACCACAGCACACAGCCTGCGGCTCTTCTCTCAGAGCAAACCAACAAAAGCGTGGTCCAATTCTGGAGGTGAAGAGACTTCACCGAGTCAGGCAGAGGTGCGAAAGCTGTGAGACTGCCATGGTTCCAAACAGAAGCCATGGACAGCTACAGGTGTCACTTGGTTAAAAAATGAATCTTCAATATTAAGTCTAATTAGTGAAGATACATTTGGTATAGAAATCGAAACTACTTTGTATATAGAGCAAACCACGGTGCCCCGAGGAAGACAGGATCACGTTCTTGAGATCCAAGTGATGACAACAGAGGTAGCTTTTCTCTCAGAGAATAATTAGATGAACAATATGAACCAGAAGTAAGCAATAATTAATGTCAGCACAATGTATTGGGATTTTTTCTGTCATTGGCATAAAAGATTTGGGTGTCACCACCTATGAATAGTATATAGCCAGTTCATTCAAGCTGCTGATAGTATCAGGCAGCACCCCTACAGCTTGTCTTGTTACAAAAACTGGCGTATGTTTAAATATCTTGAGGTTGCTACCTCAGAGACctattttggattttttccccttttgcttttctgcattAAGATATACTGTTTTTACACAAACAGCTAGGCTGTATTGTTCTGTGGATTCCTGGCATGTTTTTTCCAGCTTGGACTTTCTCACAGGAGCTGGGAGAACTTAGGAGAGAATGTTTGCACTAGGCAAGGAGCAATGCTTcagaaaaggaataaataaatagcttttGTGGTAGTTGCTGTAGTTCCAGTGGATAAACCTCAAGGGTATTTGGGCCAATAAATCCGTGATCCAAATAGAGTCAAATGGAAAACATTACAGTGACCATTTTCTGtcattaaagaaaacaacacagaactTCTATTTTGAAAAATTACATCTGCAgcttatcctttttttttgcatgctttTCAAAACATGAAAGATTTGAGTTGTTTAGCAAGCAGATTCTGATATATACTGTGCTCTTTTTAATAGCCTTTTTCATTCTACATTACATGTGGTGTATTTATATTTTAGAACTATATTTCAGTGGTGGTGTGTGgtttaatatttatttagacTGAGATTAAGCTGGTTTTAGTAATTAAGGTGACCAGGTTTGTCCTTAGCAAAGACCCACACTTAGTTTCATTAAGGCAGAATCTACCTTTCCCGTCTGTGTGGGAAATTAGCTGGGAGAATATAGATTTCAGCAGTTCCTTGTCCAGCTCAAGCTGTGTGCTGATACTGACACCCAAATATTTAGGAGGCTCTCATTCGGTCCtaaagaaatgggaaagtgTTGTAGCTTGTGGATTTCCCTTTTGTCCTCTCTCCCTTCAATCTGATGTCAAGATAGTATGAAAGAAATTGTTAAATGAAagtcagggggaaaaaaagtgctcaCAGGCCAATTTTGCTCTTAGAAGCTGTGTTAATCTTATATTTTGGCATTGGACAAATTTCTGGTAATGTTCTCAAACCAGACAGCATGCAGGAAGAAAATGGTGAGCAGATATATGGTTTTGAAGAGGTAATCGTTTAGTCCTCCAAGTCCtccaaagaaatgaaactgcCTGATAATGTGAAAGCCATTACTTAAATAGTTTGTGATTCTTTCTATGGGGAAACAAATGGAGTTTTACTCAGGGGATGCCTGCAAATGATTAGGGATTTTCTTCCTATATTCTGTGTTTTGGCAATAATCTCAGTCTTAAATGCATGTGGATCTGGGCTGCCTAGCTTTTAGGAAGTCTTTTATAACTTTTATGTatactaccttttttttttttccccctaacaGAAATACTCTTCTTGATTCCATACTGAAATCTACTGCTGCGATCAACAAAAATGATAAAATTTTTTCTTATGGTAAACAAACAAGGTCAAACAAGGCTTTCTAGGTATTATGAGCATGTAGAAATTAATAAACGGACCATGCTGGAAACTGAAGTAATCAAAAACTGCCTTTCCCGTTCAAAGGATCAGGTAAGTTTTGTAGTTTTTCCCCTAGCCATTTTATTTTATCAATGTTCACATCTTTCATGTTGCTAATTCTGAAAACACTTCATTGATGTGAAAACACATAACAACATTGCAGATCATTATTTCATTTGTACCCACAAAGAAGATGATTCACTTTATGGGTTCAGTCAGTTAATTGTTGTTCTGcattgaataaatacatttttctgagGCTTACAGATTTTGGAGTTTTGTTTGAGAAGCTCAACAGTCCaggaaaaatctattttatccTAATGTTGCTTGTCTTGTAGAGATCAACAGAGATAACTGCTGCCTTGCAGGAAGGTAGTAGGGATGGTACTGACAGCTCcaagtttaaacaaaaaaacttaCTAGAGAGGATTCCAAGTCATGAAAATACTGTCCAAAACACTAGGGGTTTTGGAAACAACTTTTTAGGCCTCTGTTTTGgatatttttattcaaaaagTGTTCACACTGTGAGAAAGAAAACTCAGAAGTTGGAAAATTTCATAATGAAAGTTGAGATTTTCGTGAGCCACTTAATCCCACTCTGTAAAAAGCATACCAAACGTTGCAGAACTTTTGGGTATATTGACTTGCACTGGAGAAGAAATCTGTGGCTTGGACTGCGCGTGGAGTCTTTTGGTTTGTATCTGAAAtcagctccctcacctctcatCCATTACGTGCAGCCTCGAGCAGCGCTCCTCACGTGTTTCATCCTACAAAACCTGAGGGAAAATATCCCAACAGTTCCTGTCGAGTACCTTAGTGGCCAGACATGACAGTGGCTAACGAAACACCGTGCTGCTCttgccgggagcagcgccgggccGGCGACGAGCCGAGAAAATGGGGCCCGGGAGAGGCGGTGGCGCTCGGGACAAGCGGCCGCGGCGGCGCCCCCTGCTGCCGCCACAGGCCGCGGCAGTCCCCAGGCCTGTGGCTCTCAAACGCTGCGTCGGAAAACGTGTCAAATATGAAAACGGCCCGCGGGTCGTCTCCTGCGCAGGTGCTTCCAAATGGAAATTTAGGAGGGTATTGGCTGTCTTATAAGCCCTAACAAGTCACTTCAGTTCCGTGTGTACCACTTTTTCCATTGAAGAAGTGGTAGCGTGCCTTCTGCGGGCAGGTGAGAAGTTTTGTGTGATAGTCAGTTACCCTGCTATGTTTCTTTCAAACTGAAATTGTTTGTTGGATCTTGGAGAAATCTTTGTGGGCCTTCCGAAGATGAAAGCTCAGGCTCTTTGCACACTCTGTGCTCAATACAGTCGTGTGCTTAAGTGGCAGCTACTCCCTGTGACTCGTTTTGCTTCTGCCTAGTGCTCTTTCATCGAGTACAAGGACTTCAAGCTGGTGTACCGACAGTATGCAGCCCTTTTTGTAGTCGTTGGAATCAACGAGACAGAGGTGAGAAAGTATATACCCTCTTGTAATGAAAGCTTGCAGTAATTATCACAGGTAAGTGCTCAAGTCTTCTTCCAGTACAGAATTTTGCAGTGGCAATTACAGAATTTCAAGGAGtgattgcaaaaaaaaacccccaaaaaacaacaaaacaaaaccaaacccaaaaagcaacctgtttttgtttctgtgaattAAAACGAGGtataaaagaaaatgtggtACATTTGACTTAACACTTCAGACTACTGCTATAGACTTATCTGGAGGCAGTTTTTGTGAGCCTTGTGCTGATTCTGCTTTCTAAATTTATATTTGATTTAACATAAATTTATGTTAGGTTTGGTTTCTCAACGTCACAGCCAGTTTAGCTGTCTGATCTGTGGTGAATTCTCAACTGCCCActgtttttaacttctgtggacaaagaaaaaaattcccatACGGTCAGCTAGAAATATGCCAATTTattgtattgttttttaaaaagggaaaaaattaaagGTACCTGAAAATTGACAAGTACTATTATATCATGCACCCAGGCTGAGCCTGCAAGGCTTTAGTGTCTACATTGACTCCCAGTtctcagaaattatttcaaagctTACTATTGGAGATTTTAGTAGGAGACTTGGATGGTAGCTGTTGAATAATACAGTGTCTTCAAGCTGGGGTTATAATGGCATGCAAATTGGGGCAAAATTAGCTACAAATTGGTGGCAATTTGCTACAAAAATCACCCATCTGAACTGCTGCAGCATAGCctggctgtgtgctgcagctgtgtgtgtgtgctgtgtctATGTGTCTAACCTGGGTGATGGTGGAACAAAGGATGCAGTGGGATGGCAACAGCCCAGGCAAGACACATCTGTTAAGCACTGCAGAGGTTGCTTGTGTGGCTGGCCTCAAGCTTCTGCCCCTGAGCACTCCCCTGCTCTCTGTACCTCTGCTGGGTGGCCTCATCTCCTGTCACTATGGTGGCCTGAGCTTCTGCAATTTATTGTAGGTCATCTTATATTTTCTCGTTGCTTCTCATACACAACAAACTGAAATGACACAAAGAATACTGTTAGCTTTTCTAGCTATTCATTTCATATTCTCttggttttaatttcatttcagaatgAGATGGCAGTATATGAACTAATTCATAATTTTGTGGAAGTTTTGGACAAATACTTCAGCAGAGTGGTGAGTGAGATAGTGAATctattctgaaatatttattctctTTCAAAGCTTTAAAGACTATATCATTTCAAGGAGcaaatcaaaagagaaaaatacttctCTCATATTAATTTagaattttaaatactttattaGGAATATTAccactgaaagggaaaaaaaaggggaaaaaaagcagtatcAGTTGGTTTTTCAGGGAAGTGAAAGTATATACATAGGATATAAATCATCAGACAAGGAATAcgagaaatatttctgttagaAAAGCATGTTTTTATATACTTATAGTCAGGGGTTTCTTTGGGTCATCTGCTTTTAATTTAGCCCCTGGCattgtatatattttaaagaaatacaaaggtttttcttttcagctcttttTTGCAGTTCTTAGCATTACATCCCCAAAATTAACTGCATTCATGATAAAGATGGTATAAGCATTAAGCAAGGAGTTGACGTCACTTTCACTGAACAAGGTCAGAGGATGGAGTAAATGAATCCTCAAAAACTACTTGTGCTCCCCATATTATTGTTGTCATGCAAGAGTGGATATCTGATAAAACAGCTATTATATAGTTAACCATTTTGTTAGGGCTTCAACATCAGACATGACTCTAGTTATAATGATGCTACCCCTTTTGTTGGAaaattttttcatttgtttgtttttacagtttGAAAATGCAGCATTCTAATCCTGATTAGAACATGTGCAATTTAGTATAGGGTTTGTAATAATTGTGTTATGAGCAAACTTGACCAAAACCATACTTAAGCACAATTTCAGTTGAATCTACAGTGAAATGTGTTGGATCCTCCTCTCAAAAAAGAGGACTGGATCAAATTTCCTCCACAGTCCATATGCATGAGTGTTACATTGGTAATTACACATACAGGAGAACAGTATGCAGGATCTGTGACTGGTTTCCCAGTCCTACAGCACACGTGGCAGAGCTCCCTCCCTCTGTGATTTCACAGACATGCTTGAAAAAGTCATCTGTGTCCTTCACCATTTAGATGTCTGGCAAATGTTTTAGGCTGTTACCTCTACTAACATTGCACCAGCCTTTTGAAACTGCTGGTACTTAAGTATTTCACTTTCTGGGTGAAATAAGTTCAAAATTTGTTCCTTCAAATTATTATATGATTGCTGTCCCAACCTAAGCAGTGATTAACTGGGAATGGAATCTGATTCCAGTGACATGGGAATGCACTACAAAATTCAGTCACATCTTATTTACCTAATTGAACTAAAAATTGCCAACCACTTCTCaggttatatttttttctctcgaGGTAGGGCAAAAATAGGCATAGTTCTTTTACATACAGACATAGTATTTATAATTCCTGGACCACGTATATAACCCAGCCACTGCTAGGTGTTAGAAATCTGCTGAATTCATCATACCAgagtttttttgtgttttctgtcacATTTCAGGTTTCAAACCAGGGGAAACCGAAAAGGGGGAGAGTTAAAGAAATCTTGTGCTATGCTGTGGTTCTATTTTTCATAGCATATAGCATGATAAACGGCAGAGCACTGAAGAGAGAGCTATAATTCTAGCTGGGGTTTCTggcagaaaacacagaacaagaaAGCATAAATCTGTACTGTTAAGGATTAATGTTCAGGATTTACAGAATTCTATCAGAATCCCAAATTATGATGATGATAATGGAGAAAGAACTTGGGGAAAGTAAAGAACATCTGTCCTGCTCTAGAAGGACATTTTGTCATCTATTATTTTTAGGCTtttgagctttaaacattttcacATACTCTATATTTATCTAATGGAGTTTACAGAGATTATTCAGATATCAGAACAAACCTTACCAGAATAGGGGGAAAGTTTTCAAAGTTGCTTGTGATATGTAATTCTGAGTCCCCTCAACTCTACATACCATTCAGAGCACATATTCCAGTGCTTCCAAGTACTTTTTCATGCTGAGGAAACCTAAACTTGTAAGAAACAAGTTTTCTCGccaaagactcaggtcagactctgcagtgaagcacttttattaagcgttcttgcaagtGGGTGacctagctagtaggcacacctgatAGATACAATATTCgtctttttattccctatcccggcgcaaggtccctcccttgtatccccattgattaggtactccaagatttacaacttgTAGACgcctacaatcccctcagggaTGTCTGGTTCTTGTATCTTATGACCCATTCCCCCACAGTCACAAGATTTAAGACTCTAGTTAACACTACAAAGAAACAGATCACAGTCTTAAGATCAGTCAACTGGTTAACActacacagaaacagataacggtaaaaattctttgtcttaatttcttCGGCTCTAttcctgcaaaaacaacatcaaTATTTGTTCCAAACTGATCaggctttaaaaatacaatttttgtGATGCATACAAAATTTCTACCTGAAGAATGGCACTTGGTGCCCGCCTGTACCCCAGGACTAGTCGAGTTTAGAGCACCTTGacacaagagcagcagcagcaattttACCAGTGGGGACTGTGTGAATGGAAACTGTGCTAGCAAAATAAATGTCCTTGGTAGCAGATAAAGATTCCATCTTTTAGAAGTGGCTGGGGAATCTTCACCCCAACTGTGCAAGGTCTTAACTACCGAGGCTGTGATTAATTGTTTCTAAATTAAGATATTTAGCTGAGGCACCTAAGTTAGGAGAGCTCAGTCATCCTAAGCTCCCTTTACTGACAGTGGGGACTGATGAGTATCTTGAGAAAGTGAGTCATGCCTCAAGTGTGCCAAGTCGACTGTTGAAGATGCCCATctcttctgctgactgcagagagACCACAAGGGTCTTTATTCAGTTTGGTTAAGTGAATAAAACTGCTTGGAGTAAATCCAGGCCAAGGCTAGAAGGGAAATGATGACTATGTGAAGAATGGCTTTCCTAGGGCTGGAGAATAGTTAGAAGGGCTAAGGGTCCAAAGCTTGGAGTTGCCTTCCCTCTCCTAAAATATCCAGCCACAGCTACTACAGCCACGGGTATATGCAATGTCTAGATTTTGACATTGAAGTGGTCTGCAGCAAcattttaaactgtatttttatataaatcTGTATATAATCTGTATATAAATCTGTatataaactgtatttttatataaactTGCCTTTAACATCCAGCTCTTGcagcaggagaaagggagaaTGTAGGACTGGAGTTGCTGTGATCAGAGATGCTGGTGTTCCATTCAGGTGGCACTGCACATATTCATGTTATTTGCTGGTGACCTCAATGGGTTTTTCTACGTAAAGATTTCAGAATGTGAACTTTAACAGAGGCAGGTAATGCACCAAAGGCAAAGCAGTGCCGTAGGAAAGAGCATGGAATTGTACAGTCCAGCACAAAAACCTGCATTGCCCCAAAATTTTGTGTCATTATTTTGAAGactttctttattttctaaagGGATGTATAATGATTAATGAGTATGAGATGGGAGATCAAACCCTAACTAGTGGTTGTCTATCACTTTTTCTTGCAGAGTGAATTAGATGTATCCTTTTCAGTATTAGAAAGCCATTTGTCTCTTTTTGGTGTGTGTTCCAGTTCATACTGTCCTCATTGCACTGACTGTCCAACAGTCAAGTCAACGCAGAGGTTTCACAAATTTTGCTCTTACAGTAAGTACCACCAGTTTGGCACCTTTctgaaagcacagctgacatCCATGAGGGGCACCTATTTCAGTTCTCAGTCATTAAGAGTAAGCTGATACATTAAGAGAAGGCTGAGACAGGGATGCCTTGCCTAGAGAGAAGTAAGTACCATTAACACCTAGATGTGAAAAGTTTATTCATGGTGGAACTTTCAGCCTTAActactacttctttttttttttttcctgagtttacaataAAATAGCTACTGAAATGGCCACAGTAAGATCTGAACATTACAGCTGTGTCTTGAACCAAATAGCAGTAGCATCATTGCAAAATTAAGTTTGTGCTGTGATCTTCCTTCATgaatgtccaggtgagttttactttttgtataaatggaaagagagaaaatcctGGGAGAAGGGAATTTAGGAAACCTGGCATTGCTACAGATCCCTTATTCTTTTCTTGACCCTCCCCTTACACAGTTCTCATGTGTATGATCTGTTGggtattaattaaaatataattttaaaaattaactaaaACCAAATGCAAACCAATAAACCCAAGTACAAACATACTAAAATACAGTCCTGAACAATGAAACACAAATAGCAAGTGAATAAAATACAGTACaaaattcaaagaaaacagaaccagGAGAATGCATTGCAAACAATCTGTCTCCTCACTTCTTCCAGTCCCACTGCCTGCTCACTCTACCCCACCAATCCTTATGTCTATGCTTGTTGTTTGTTAAATGCAGATCTACTGGTACAAAGTTTTAGTTACCTAGTTTCACTTACACACCTGAAATACGGTTGCCACACTGGAGTCAAATACagcaatttaatttatttaccTTATTTACCTCATTATATATAtgggggcatcccttttttcaatgctatctaagcaacaggacaaggggtaatgagatgaagctggaacacaaaaagttagatttaaacataagaaaaaactgtttcactgttcaggtgagggagccctggcataggctgtccagggagagtgtggagtctcctttcttgaaggtcttcaagacccacctggatgtgtttctgtgtgacctgatctaggttgacctcctctgcaggggggttggactagatgatttctgaaggtctcttccaaacctaccattctatgattctatgatttatggCTCAGGCTACAAGTATCTTAGATGTTAATGCAGTGCAAGCAATAATCTATCAATATGCATGTTACAGTGCGTAAAATAATACCTCCACTGGGGGTTAAACCATTTCCTTTGCCCAAATAATCTTATGCTAACTCTTATATTCAGTACAGTTAGCTCTGATGCAAAATGGCTGATGGAGGAAGCACTGCTGGAAGGTCTGTAACAGCAAACACGAAGTAGTACTTACAGAATCTTTGCATACAGAGTATCTGGAAGGAGATTGTCACAATGTCCTGTCTTGGCGTTATGGATCTGTACAAAATACATAGTAAGGAAG encodes:
- the AP4S1 gene encoding AP-4 complex subunit sigma-1, which gives rise to MIKFFLMVNKQGQTRLSRYYEHVEINKRTMLETEVIKNCLSRSKDQCSFIEYKDFKLVYRQYAALFVVVGINETENEMAVYELIHNFVEVLDKYFSRVFILSSLH